The Montipora capricornis isolate CH-2021 chromosome 3, ASM3666992v2, whole genome shotgun sequence genome window below encodes:
- the LOC138041202 gene encoding uncharacterized protein, with protein MAVRLFPWTQTVSIVLLASSSIFHLSKGECEDFTFENGVVSLSKWTKTGHAFDNQPTFGDNAHVRDPTLNSNVQGDWWIATFENRSSPLADGGYLSGDYPTGTLTSPKFLITAPKMSFLLGGGCAPGQIRVELLVDGKVARRAFADDCRERMRRKGWDVKPFKNKFGQIRLVDESRKGHINFDDFACIGHKEGFAIVDEPLMNVRENKSGEKNHNDLNSRTDNEFITAPKSSKPLIPPQNVPVNDDSIEDTSGVFTKPSKTLVHSAPLSKNTHSTVKKGPAENENDPNALLQGTKITISNLNTRGKGPHLRKPFLKITKPSTKLADNSSNNSLPTDDDIRNLTCKSFLVEIKTGKPWDNDFLFSSNDNYQSTRREIEVKILNIFEDDKDFRGASFSKFSSAEGVGGVKAYFILRFRAVGKFLGKLIDQLGPENITAAGCYMDTPAIVQCPGICPQSCAPSCQPSCCQLNASSAPFTPQQSAPVPVPQCASPCPISCAPACDSSCCQQPLSVSNTQQTVQPFRITVSQPQLIIEQPTQQLNQQPLAQAYAPQPSLPQVSQQVALTSSQCRTGCSANCAPSCSPSCCRFFDSSRRRGKIKNYLVTQSLLEEKN; from the exons ATGGCAGTAAG ATTGTTTCCATGGACACAGACCGTTTCTATAGTGTTGTTGGCATCTTCGAGTATCTTTCACCTTTCCAAAG GTGAGTGCGAAGATTTTACTTTTGAGAATGGAGTTGTTTCTCTGTCAAAATGGACGAAAACTGGACATGCTTTCGACAACCAACCAACTTTTGGTGACAACGCCCACGTGCGGGATCCTACACTCAACAGCAACGTGCAAGGTGATTGGTGGATTGCAACGTTTGAAAACAGATCCAGTCCTCTCGCGGATGGAGGTTATTTGTCTGGTGACTATCCTACTGGGACACTTACATCACCAAAATTTCTCATAACTGCACCAAAGATGTCGTTTCTTTTGGGCGGCGGATGTGCTCCGGGGCAGATTCGGGTTGAACTACTTGTAGATGGCAAAGTAGCTCGCCGGGCCTTCGCTGATGACTGTCGAGAGCGCATGCGAAGAAAGGGTTGGGATGTTAAGCCATTCAAAAACAAATTCGGCCAAATAAGATTGGTTGATGAATCAAGAAAGGGACACATCAATTTTGACGACTTTGCTTGTATTG GTCACAAGGAGGGATTCGCTATCGTCGACGAACCCTTGATGAATGTAAGGGAGAACAAAAGCGGTGAGAAAAATCACAACGATCTCAACTCAAGAACTG ATAACGAGTTTATTACTGCGCCGAAATCCTCAAAGCCTCTCATTCCTCcacaaaatgttcccgtgaATG ATGATTCAATTGAGGATACCTCTGGTGTTTTCACAAAACCCAGTAAAACGCTCGTACATTCAGCACCACTTTCCAAAAATACTCATTCTACAGTGAAGAAAG GGCcagctgaaaatgaaaatgatcccAATGCTTTACTTCAAGGAACGAAGATTACAATTTCCAATTTAAACACCCGAGGGAAAGGACCCCATTTGCGTAAACCTTTTCTTAAGATTACAAAGCCCTCCACAAAGCTCGCCGACAATTCAAGTAACAACTCACTACCCACTGATGATGACATACGGAATCTCACAT GCAAATCCTTTCTTGTGGAAATAAAGACTGGGAAACCTTGGGACAacgatttccttttttcttcgaATGACAATTACCAATCTACAAGGCGTGAAATCGAGGTCAAg ATATTGAACATATTCGAAGATGATAAGGACTTTCGAGGAGCATCCTTTTCCAAGTTCAG TTCTGCAGAGGGTGTCGGAGGAGTCAAAGCATATTTTATCTTACGATTCAGAGCCGTGGGCAAATTTCTTGGAAAACTAATTGATCAACTTGGACCAGAAAATATTACAGCAGCAG GTTGTTACATGGACACTCCTGCAATTGTTCAGTGTCCTGGTATCTGCCCACAGTCTTGCGCACCTTCGTGCCAGCCATCCTGTTGCCAGCTGAATGCTTCCTCCGCACCATTCACTCCACAGCAAAGTGCCCCAGTACCAGTCCCTCAGTGTGCCAGTCCCTGTCCGATATCATGTGCGCCTGCGTGTGATTCGTCTTGTTGTCAACAGCCTCTTTCTGTCTCAAACACCCAGCAGACCGTACAGCCCTTTCGAATCACTGTGTCTCAGCCCCAACTGATCATCGAGCAGCCTACGCAGCAATTAAATCAGCAGCCGCTTGCCCAAGCCTATGCTCCCCAACCCTCCCTCCCACAGGTCTCGCAGCAGGTGGCATTAACTAGTTCTCAATGCCGCACGGGTTGTTCTGCCAACTGTGCCCCAAGTTGCTCACCGTCGTGCTGTCGGTTTTTTGACTCCTCAAGGAGGAGAGGAAAGATAAAGAATTATCTCGTAACGCAGAGTCtcctggaagaaaaaaactga